A genomic segment from Agrobacterium vitis encodes:
- a CDS encoding hemerythrin domain-containing protein, producing MQSNLDKTGFPKARDARPLALPPCETSLEWLNHAHGEQMALCAELEEIADSLPNTINRQKCIYAAKALTPLIKGVHHYEESILFPWLETSTRSSVGMHETLNRLRFEHCEDECFAEELTDALLKLGSGGEVNMEAVGYMLRGFFEGLRRHIAFEREHILCQIGETQLS from the coding sequence ATGCAGAGCAATTTGGACAAGACGGGTTTTCCGAAGGCCAGAGACGCTCGGCCCCTTGCTTTGCCGCCATGTGAGACCAGTCTGGAATGGCTGAATCATGCCCATGGGGAGCAAATGGCGCTGTGCGCCGAACTGGAAGAGATCGCCGATTCTCTGCCGAACACTATCAACCGGCAGAAATGCATCTACGCGGCCAAGGCGCTAACCCCGCTCATCAAGGGCGTCCATCACTATGAGGAAAGCATCCTGTTTCCCTGGCTCGAAACATCGACACGCAGCAGCGTCGGCATGCATGAGACGCTGAACCGGTTGCGCTTCGAGCATTGCGAAGATGAGTGTTTTGCCGAGGAACTGACAGATGCCCTGCTCAAACTCGGCAGCGGTGGCGAAGTCAACATGGAGGCCGTGGGCTATATGCTGCGTGGCTTCTTTGAAGGGCTGCGACGCCATATCGCCTTCGAGAGAGAACACATTCTCTGCCAGATCGGCGAAACCCAGCTATCCTGA
- the ccoN gene encoding cytochrome-c oxidase, cbb3-type subunit I, with protein MNYTFETMVLAILAFAALLGAGFAYDSLFAAHMWVAFFVLLGGTVVMLRHIRFAPAAAGLSSRAAAQPKSEYFDEVIRYGVIATVFWGVIGFLVGLVIALQLAFPDLNFGPWLNFGRLRPLHTSAVIFAFGGNALIITSFYVVQRTCRSRLFGGTLGWFVFWGYNFFIVMAATGYLLGITQGREYAEPEWYVDIWLTIVWVAYLVAFLGTILTRKEPHIYVANWFYLAFIVTIAMLHIVNNLAIPVSFLGVKSYSAFSGVQDALTQWWYGHNAVGFFLTAGFLGMMYYFVPKQAGRPVYSYRLSIIHFWALIFMYIWAGPHHLHYTALPDWAQTLGMVFSIMLWMPSWGGMINGLMTLSGAWDKIRTDPIIRMMVMAIAFYGMSTFEGPMMSIKTVNSLSHYTEWTIGHVHSGALGWVGMITFGAIYYLTPKLWHRDRLYSMRMVNWHFWLATLGIVVYAAVLWVAGIQQGLMWREYDAQGFLVYSFAETVKAMFPYYVMRAVGGGLYLAGSLVMAWNITMTILGHQRNEAPLAGSAMAPVLQPAE; from the coding sequence ATGAATTATACTTTCGAAACCATGGTTTTGGCCATTCTGGCCTTTGCCGCGCTGCTCGGGGCGGGTTTCGCCTATGACAGCCTGTTTGCTGCCCATATGTGGGTGGCCTTTTTCGTGCTCCTGGGTGGCACGGTCGTCATGCTGCGCCATATCCGGTTTGCACCGGCAGCAGCTGGCCTCTCCAGCCGGGCTGCGGCGCAACCCAAGTCTGAATATTTTGACGAAGTCATTCGCTATGGCGTCATCGCCACGGTGTTCTGGGGTGTGATCGGCTTTCTTGTCGGGCTGGTCATCGCGCTGCAACTCGCCTTTCCCGATCTGAATTTCGGCCCCTGGCTGAATTTCGGGCGGCTGCGGCCATTGCACACGTCTGCGGTGATTTTCGCCTTTGGCGGCAATGCACTGATCATTACATCGTTTTATGTGGTGCAGCGCACGTGTCGCAGCCGGTTGTTTGGCGGCACGCTCGGCTGGTTTGTGTTCTGGGGCTATAATTTCTTCATCGTCATGGCTGCCACCGGTTACCTGCTCGGGATCACCCAGGGCCGTGAATATGCGGAACCGGAATGGTATGTCGATATCTGGCTGACGATCGTCTGGGTCGCCTATCTCGTCGCCTTCCTGGGCACGATCCTGACCCGCAAGGAGCCGCATATCTATGTGGCCAACTGGTTCTACCTGGCCTTCATTGTCACCATTGCCATGCTGCATATCGTCAACAACCTGGCGATCCCGGTCTCCTTCCTCGGCGTCAAGAGCTACTCGGCTTTTTCAGGGGTACAGGATGCGCTGACGCAATGGTGGTACGGGCATAATGCCGTCGGCTTCTTCCTGACGGCGGGCTTTCTGGGCATGATGTACTATTTCGTGCCCAAGCAGGCCGGTCGCCCGGTCTATTCCTACCGGCTGTCGATCATCCACTTCTGGGCGCTGATCTTCATGTATATCTGGGCCGGTCCGCATCACCTGCATTATACCGCGTTGCCCGATTGGGCGCAGACGCTGGGCATGGTGTTCTCGATCATGCTGTGGATGCCATCCTGGGGCGGGATGATCAACGGATTGATGACGCTTTCGGGTGCCTGGGACAAGATCCGTACCGATCCGATCATCCGGATGATGGTCATGGCCATCGCCTTCTACGGCATGTCGACCTTCGAAGGCCCGATGATGTCGATCAAGACGGTCAATTCGCTTAGCCACTATACCGAATGGACCATCGGTCACGTTCACTCTGGCGCTCTCGGCTGGGTCGGCATGATCACCTTCGGCGCGATCTACTACCTGACGCCTAAGCTCTGGCACCGTGATCGCCTCTATTCGATGCGGATGGTCAATTGGCACTTCTGGCTCGCCACGCTCGGCATCGTCGTCTATGCCGCCGTGCTCTGGGTGGCCGGTATCCAGCAGGGTCTGATGTGGCGCGAATACGATGCGCAGGGCTTCCTGGTCTATTCCTTCGCGGAAACCGTCAAGGCCATGTTCCCCTACTATGTCATGCGCGCCGTCGGCGGCGGGCTCTATCTCGCCGGCAGCCTGGTCATGGCCTGGAACATCACCATGACCATTCTCGGCCACCAGCGCAACGAGGCGCCTCTTGCAGGTTCGGCCATGGCGCCTGTCCTGCAACCGGCGGAGTAA
- the ccoO gene encoding cytochrome-c oxidase, cbb3-type subunit II, producing MSILDKHKIIEKNASLLLLGSLLVVAVGGIVEIAPLFYLQNTIEKVEGMRPYSPLELAGRDIYIREGCYLCHSQMIRPFRDEVERYGHYSLAAESMYDHPFQWGSKRTGPDLARVGDRYSNDWHVQHLSDPRSVVPESIMPKYAFLKETPLKITNVSMDLKVNSEVGVPYTQDMIDNAKADLAAQADPNADTTALLARYPKAKVGDFDGNPAVLSEMDALIAYLQMIGTLVDFTKYDDATGYR from the coding sequence ATGTCCATTCTCGATAAACACAAGATCATCGAAAAAAATGCCAGCCTCCTGCTTTTGGGTTCGCTGCTGGTGGTTGCGGTGGGCGGTATCGTCGAAATCGCGCCGCTGTTCTACCTGCAAAACACCATCGAAAAGGTGGAGGGCATGCGGCCCTACTCGCCGCTCGAGCTGGCCGGTCGCGACATCTACATCCGCGAAGGCTGTTACCTCTGCCACAGCCAGATGATCCGTCCGTTCCGTGACGAAGTGGAACGCTACGGTCATTACTCCCTGGCGGCGGAATCGATGTACGACCATCCGTTCCAATGGGGTTCCAAGCGCACCGGGCCGGATCTGGCCCGGGTCGGGGATCGCTACTCGAATGACTGGCATGTCCAGCACTTGAGCGATCCACGCTCGGTCGTGCCGGAATCGATCATGCCGAAATATGCGTTCCTGAAAGAGACGCCGCTGAAGATCACCAATGTCTCCATGGATCTGAAGGTCAATAGCGAAGTCGGCGTGCCCTATACCCAGGACATGATCGACAATGCCAAGGCCGATCTGGCCGCCCAGGCGGACCCGAATGCCGATACCACGGCATTGCTGGCCCGCTATCCCAAGGCGAAAGTCGGCGATTTCGACGGCAACCCGGCGGTCCTGTCCGAAATGGACGCGCTGATCGCTTATCTGCAAATGATCGGCACTTTGGTGGACTTCACCAAATATGACGACGCAACCGGTTACCGTTGA
- a CDS encoding cbb3-type cytochrome c oxidase subunit 3: MEGTEIYTAMRHFADSWGMLAMLLFFAGAILFVFRPGAKERAKDAASIPLRED, from the coding sequence ATGGAAGGAACCGAAATCTATACGGCCATGCGCCATTTCGCCGACAGCTGGGGCATGCTCGCCATGCTGCTGTTCTTTGCGGGCGCCATTCTCTTCGTCTTTCGTCCGGGCGCCAAAGAGCGGGCGAAAGATGCTGCCTCTATCCCCTTGCGGGAGGACTGA
- the ccoP gene encoding cytochrome-c oxidase, cbb3-type subunit III yields MSDKHIDEISGVETTGHEWDGIRELNNPMPRWWVYTFYATIVWAIGYTVVYPAWPMLSTNTKGLFGYTNRAAVTAELAEAKAAQSVFTDKIAALPIKDILADKDLTEFATAGGAAAFKVNCTPCHGSGAAGGPGYPNLNDDDWLWGGSVDAIYTTLQHGIRYTSDPETRTSEMPAFADILKPEEIRQVSAYVVSLTGKPSNDALVAPGKQVFMDNCVACHGEKAEGNRDLGAPNLGDAIWLKVKGEQEIIQQVAHPKHGMMPGWSARLGDTTVKELTVYVHSLGGGE; encoded by the coding sequence ATGTCTGACAAACACATTGACGAAATCAGTGGTGTCGAAACCACTGGCCATGAATGGGACGGCATCCGCGAGCTGAATAATCCGATGCCGCGCTGGTGGGTCTATACCTTCTACGCCACCATCGTCTGGGCGATTGGCTATACGGTGGTCTATCCGGCCTGGCCGATGCTCTCCACCAATACCAAGGGTCTGTTCGGCTATACCAACCGTGCAGCTGTCACCGCCGAGCTTGCAGAGGCCAAGGCGGCGCAATCGGTGTTCACCGACAAGATCGCGGCCCTGCCGATCAAGGATATCCTGGCCGACAAGGATCTGACCGAATTCGCCACCGCTGGCGGTGCTGCGGCCTTCAAGGTCAATTGCACCCCCTGTCATGGGTCTGGTGCGGCTGGCGGCCCCGGCTATCCAAACCTGAACGATGATGACTGGCTGTGGGGCGGCAGTGTCGATGCCATCTACACCACTCTGCAACACGGTATTCGCTACACGAGCGATCCGGAAACCCGGACGTCGGAAATGCCGGCCTTCGCCGATATCCTGAAGCCCGAGGAAATTCGCCAGGTTTCTGCTTATGTCGTCAGTCTGACGGGCAAGCCATCCAACGACGCATTGGTTGCGCCCGGAAAGCAAGTGTTCATGGACAATTGTGTTGCCTGCCACGGTGAAAAGGCCGAGGGCAATCGCGATCTCGGTGCGCCCAATCTCGGTGATGCCATTTGGCTGAAGGTCAAAGGCGAGCAGGAGATCATCCAGCAGGTGGCTCATCCCAAGCATGGCATGATGCCGGGATGGTCAGCGCGTCTAGGCGATACGACGGTCAAGGAACTGACTGTCTATGTCCACTCACTCGGCGGCGGAGAGTGA
- a CDS encoding VOC family protein — MTQRNDQIDYIEFNVRDISASKQFYATAFRWSFTDYGPDYAEFNDGRLKGGFTTTAPVSATGGPLVILFADDLEKALSSVESAGGTIARPIFSFPGGRRFHFRDLDGYELAVWSDSL; from the coding sequence ATGACGCAACGGAACGATCAAATTGATTATATCGAATTCAACGTGCGCGACATTTCGGCTTCAAAACAATTTTACGCCACGGCCTTTCGTTGGTCCTTTACCGATTACGGACCGGATTATGCCGAATTCAACGATGGTCGACTGAAAGGTGGATTTACCACGACCGCCCCGGTCTCAGCGACCGGCGGGCCGCTCGTCATCCTGTTTGCCGATGATCTGGAAAAGGCATTGAGCAGCGTGGAAAGCGCCGGCGGCACGATCGCCCGCCCGATCTTTTCCTTTCCAGGCGGTCGGCGATTTCACTTCCGAGACCTGGATGGCTATGAACTGGCTGTCTGGTCGGACAGTCTCTAA
- a CDS encoding putative bifunctional diguanylate cyclase/phosphodiesterase translates to MALRGSGTAAVYNVMAGLSASMLLLAEGNDVSVVTGWMIALAIATVFRFLLSRHLQHRQYASANPDDVLRLMCITACLQGIVWALLPTAVVNMDLLGRNAPILVVIGGLVATAMFRQAGTSQVAFSYCIPMILAISWNFAIHGGIIATISTFNFIVLAIFMSHLLLRADRTFIESEMAKLRSQAATQSLIIANKDIQHKNLRLEVLANGDPVTGLFNRIYFNGRLAGEIAAAKVGNRDIGLLLVNVDRFKLLNDAFGHRGGDQFLAILGQRLKNAAGGDAVTARISGDEFAILLRKGDVRQDCRALAETVIASSMVPIAVHGTQVSPGLSAGIAFFPDHAEDGDGLFTCASMALSDAKQDGRRQLREFDHQIKQRIDRQRRIEQDLPTALRDRSLETWFQPQVDLVTGRVVGFEALVRWFHPEFGGIAPPEIVNAAQSMQMCEALTGFVTENICQLLNRLKELGMPEIAVALNVSPREFALYDVSVMLDRITTAYGVSRNLLEVEITEETILDPAVAGEQLTRLENSGYKLTVDDFGMGYSSLAYLISLKITRLKIDRSFVTGMSDSPKNKALVVALVGLGRALGVDIVAEGVETVADARTLTEIGCTIGQGYYFSRPMPADMLPKWLDLKKKQMGEKKSRRAVA, encoded by the coding sequence ATGGCATTGCGTGGCAGTGGAACGGCTGCAGTTTACAATGTGATGGCGGGGCTATCCGCGTCCATGTTGCTTCTGGCCGAGGGGAATGACGTAAGCGTCGTTACCGGCTGGATGATAGCGTTGGCTATTGCCACGGTATTCCGGTTCCTGTTGTCGCGCCATCTGCAGCATCGTCAATATGCCTCTGCCAATCCGGATGACGTACTTCGGCTAATGTGCATCACGGCATGTTTGCAAGGGATCGTCTGGGCTCTTCTGCCGACAGCGGTGGTCAATATGGACTTGCTGGGCCGCAATGCGCCTATCCTGGTGGTTATCGGCGGTCTGGTGGCGACAGCCATGTTCCGCCAGGCCGGCACCAGTCAGGTCGCCTTCAGCTACTGCATTCCGATGATTTTAGCGATATCGTGGAATTTTGCAATTCATGGTGGCATAATTGCGACCATCTCCACGTTTAATTTTATCGTATTGGCCATATTCATGTCGCATCTGCTGTTAAGGGCGGACAGGACATTTATAGAAAGCGAAATGGCGAAGTTGCGCAGCCAGGCTGCAACACAGTCGCTAATCATCGCTAACAAGGATATTCAGCATAAGAATTTGCGGTTGGAGGTTCTGGCTAACGGCGATCCCGTGACGGGGCTGTTCAACAGAATCTACTTCAATGGACGGCTCGCGGGGGAAATTGCTGCTGCCAAAGTCGGAAACCGGGACATTGGCCTGTTATTGGTCAATGTCGATCGGTTCAAACTGCTCAACGATGCTTTTGGTCATCGCGGTGGAGACCAGTTTCTGGCAATCCTGGGGCAGAGGTTGAAAAATGCCGCGGGCGGTGATGCCGTGACAGCCCGGATCAGCGGCGACGAGTTTGCGATCCTGTTGCGGAAAGGCGATGTGCGCCAGGATTGCCGTGCGCTTGCCGAGACCGTTATCGCCTCGTCCATGGTTCCGATTGCCGTCCATGGCACCCAGGTCAGTCCTGGTCTGAGCGCTGGAATTGCGTTTTTCCCCGACCATGCGGAGGATGGCGACGGTCTGTTTACCTGCGCCAGCATGGCGCTGTCGGATGCCAAGCAGGATGGTCGCAGGCAATTGCGGGAATTCGATCATCAGATCAAACAGCGCATTGATCGCCAACGGCGTATTGAGCAGGATCTGCCAACGGCCCTTCGTGATCGTTCGCTCGAGACCTGGTTTCAGCCGCAGGTCGATCTTGTCACGGGCAGGGTCGTTGGCTTCGAGGCGCTGGTCCGCTGGTTCCATCCGGAGTTCGGAGGGATCGCTCCGCCTGAAATCGTCAACGCCGCCCAGTCCATGCAGATGTGTGAGGCGCTGACTGGGTTCGTGACAGAAAATATCTGCCAGCTGCTCAACAGGCTGAAAGAGCTTGGTATGCCGGAGATCGCTGTCGCCTTGAACGTTTCGCCGCGCGAATTTGCGCTCTATGACGTATCTGTCATGCTCGACCGTATTACCACTGCCTATGGCGTCAGTCGCAATCTTCTGGAAGTGGAGATTACCGAGGAAACCATTCTGGATCCGGCGGTTGCCGGTGAACAACTGACCCGGCTTGAAAACAGCGGGTATAAGCTGACGGTGGATGATTTCGGTATGGGATACTCGTCCTTGGCCTATTTGATCAGCCTGAAGATCACCCGGCTGAAGATTGATCGTAGTTTCGTCACTGGTATGAGCGATTCCCCAAAGAACAAGGCACTGGTTGTTGCCCTGGTCGGTCTCGGCCGCGCTCTGGGCGTCGATATCGTGGCGGAGGGCGTGGAAACGGTAGCGGATGCCAGGACCTTGACCGAAATCGGCTGCACAATAGGCCAGGGCTATTATTTCTCCCGGCCCATGCCTGCCGATATGCTGCCCAAATGGCTCGACCTTAAAAAAAAGCAAATGGGTGAGAAAAAATCACGACGCGCCGTGGCCTGA
- the uvrB gene encoding excinuclease ABC subunit UvrB translates to MARSPKKSPSRNNDTPSQDEAGTPYSGGFEEAPQAAFEGAPLSGSVADWVKQLEAEAEAGGIESQRELASKAGKHRKKIEIEARRHAEKIALEKSTGSKTGADPVKAGRTAKAKSEDGGSAMRTSRGVSIGASSDPATRAAAGLNPVSGMDTSLEEAQSLAPGAVTATVEALSALIESGNPLFKGGKIWAPHRPARPEKSEGGIPIRMVSDYEPAGDQPTAIKDLVEGIDAGERSQVLLGVTGSGKTFTMAKVIEATQRPAVILAPNKTLAAQLYSEFKHFFPDNAVEYFVSYYDYYQPEAYVPRSDTFIEKESSINEQIDRMRHAATRAILERDDCIIVASVSCIYGIGSVETYTAMTFQMSVGDRIDQRQLLADLVAQQYKRQDINFVRGSFRVRGDTIEIFPAHLEDAAWRISMFGDEIDAITEFDPLTGHKTGDMKSVKIYANSHYVTPRPTLNGAIKAIKEELKQRLAELEKGGRLLEAQRLEQRTRYDIEMMEATGSCTGIENYSRYLTGRAPGEPPPTLFEYIPDNALLFIDESHVSVSQIGGMYRGDFRRKATLAEYGFRLPSCMDNRPLRFEEWDAMRPPTVAVSATPGSWELEQSGGVFAEQVIRPTGLIDPPVEVRSAKSQVDDVLGEIKETSLKGYRTLVTVLTKRMAEDLTEYLHEQGVRVRYMHSDIDTLERIEILRDLRLGAFDVLVGINLLREGLDIPECGFVAILDADKEGFLRSETSLIQTIGRAARNVDGKVILYADQITGSMRRAMDETSRRREKQVAYNLEHGITPESVKAKISDILDSVYERDHVRADISGASGKGFAAGGHLVGNNLQAHLSALEKQMRDAAADLDFETAARLRDEIKRLKEVELASMGDPGEKAEARAQEQAVSGQSAGVAADDSRQESTDNGSYFAKPSLDDMGPGTDTAKPLFRKNSLDEMTVGRTEKPVPGKLPDKPSSKSGDVKTDDPRPIIRAKSGAGSYEDAGDQKRKTRTKGKTGKPGR, encoded by the coding sequence ATGGCCAGATCTCCGAAAAAATCTCCCTCCCGTAACAATGACACCCCATCGCAGGATGAGGCAGGTACGCCTTATTCCGGTGGATTTGAAGAGGCGCCGCAGGCTGCTTTCGAAGGAGCGCCCTTGAGCGGAAGTGTCGCGGACTGGGTGAAGCAGCTGGAAGCCGAAGCGGAGGCCGGGGGCATCGAAAGCCAACGGGAACTCGCGTCCAAGGCTGGAAAGCACCGCAAGAAGATTGAGATCGAAGCGCGCAGACATGCCGAAAAGATAGCGCTTGAGAAAAGCACGGGTAGCAAGACCGGGGCCGACCCCGTAAAGGCCGGTCGCACTGCAAAGGCCAAGAGCGAAGACGGCGGCAGCGCCATGCGCACCTCCCGAGGCGTATCCATCGGCGCATCTTCCGATCCGGCCACGCGCGCTGCTGCCGGTCTCAACCCGGTGTCCGGCATGGATACGTCGCTGGAAGAGGCGCAGAGCCTTGCCCCAGGTGCCGTGACGGCAACAGTGGAAGCACTGTCGGCGCTGATTGAAAGCGGCAATCCGCTGTTCAAGGGCGGCAAGATCTGGGCGCCGCATCGCCCGGCCAGGCCGGAAAAGTCCGAGGGGGGAATCCCGATCCGCATGGTGTCGGATTACGAACCGGCGGGTGATCAGCCAACGGCGATCAAGGATCTAGTGGAAGGCATCGATGCCGGGGAGCGCAGTCAGGTTCTGCTCGGCGTGACCGGCTCCGGCAAGACCTTTACCATGGCCAAGGTGATCGAGGCGACCCAGCGGCCAGCGGTGATTCTGGCGCCGAACAAGACGCTGGCGGCCCAGCTCTATTCGGAATTCAAACATTTCTTCCCCGACAATGCGGTGGAATATTTCGTTTCCTACTACGATTACTATCAGCCGGAAGCCTATGTGCCGCGTTCAGATACGTTTATCGAGAAGGAAAGCTCGATCAACGAACAGATTGACCGTATGCGCCACGCCGCCACCCGCGCTATCCTGGAACGGGACGATTGTATTATCGTCGCCTCGGTGTCCTGCATCTACGGTATCGGCTCGGTCGAAACCTATACGGCGATGACCTTCCAGATGTCGGTCGGCGACCGGATTGACCAGCGGCAATTGCTAGCCGACCTCGTGGCGCAGCAATACAAGCGGCAGGACATCAATTTCGTGCGCGGCTCTTTCCGGGTGCGTGGCGATACGATTGAAATCTTCCCAGCCCACTTGGAGGATGCCGCCTGGCGCATTTCGATGTTCGGCGATGAAATCGATGCGATCACCGAATTCGATCCGCTGACCGGCCACAAGACCGGCGATATGAAGTCGGTGAAGATCTATGCCAATTCGCACTATGTCACGCCGCGCCCGACGCTGAACGGGGCGATCAAAGCAATCAAGGAGGAGTTGAAGCAGCGGCTGGCCGAGCTGGAAAAGGGCGGACGTCTGCTGGAGGCGCAAAGGCTGGAGCAGCGCACCCGCTACGATATCGAAATGATGGAAGCGACTGGCTCCTGCACGGGCATCGAAAACTACTCCCGCTACCTGACGGGCCGTGCGCCCGGTGAGCCGCCGCCGACCCTGTTCGAATATATTCCCGATAACGCCTTGCTGTTCATCGATGAAAGCCATGTCTCCGTCAGCCAGATTGGCGGCATGTATCGCGGCGACTTCAGGCGAAAGGCGACGCTGGCCGAATATGGCTTCCGGCTGCCGTCCTGCATGGACAACCGGCCATTGCGATTTGAGGAATGGGACGCCATGCGTCCGCCGACCGTTGCTGTTTCGGCCACGCCCGGCAGTTGGGAGCTGGAACAGTCGGGCGGCGTGTTTGCCGAACAGGTCATTCGCCCGACGGGCCTGATCGATCCGCCGGTCGAAGTGCGCTCCGCCAAGTCCCAGGTTGATGACGTCTTGGGCGAGATCAAGGAAACCTCGCTAAAGGGCTATCGCACGCTGGTAACGGTGCTGACCAAGCGCATGGCAGAGGACCTGACGGAATATCTGCACGAGCAGGGTGTGCGGGTGCGCTATATGCATTCGGATATCGACACGCTGGAACGCATCGAAATCCTGCGTGATCTCAGGCTCGGCGCCTTTGACGTGCTGGTTGGTATCAACCTGTTGCGCGAGGGTCTGGACATTCCCGAATGTGGCTTCGTCGCCATTCTCGATGCCGACAAGGAAGGCTTCCTGCGTTCCGAGACTTCGCTGATCCAGACGATTGGCCGCGCGGCGCGTAATGTCGATGGTAAGGTCATTCTCTACGCCGACCAGATCACTGGCTCCATGCGGCGCGCCATGGACGAAACGTCGCGCCGCCGGGAAAAGCAGGTGGCCTACAATCTCGAACACGGCATCACGCCGGAATCGGTCAAGGCGAAGATTTCCGACATTCTCGATTCGGTCTACGAGCGCGACCATGTCCGCGCCGACATTTCCGGGGCGAGCGGCAAGGGCTTTGCCGCCGGTGGTCATCTGGTCGGCAACAATCTCCAGGCCCATCTTTCGGCGCTGGAAAAACAGATGCGTGATGCCGCCGCCGACCTCGATTTCGAAACTGCCGCTCGTTTGCGCGACGAAATCAAGCGTTTGAAGGAGGTCGAGCTGGCCAGCATGGGTGATCCCGGCGAAAAGGCCGAGGCCCGGGCGCAAGAACAAGCCGTGTCCGGCCAGTCCGCTGGCGTTGCAGCAGACGATTCCCGTCAGGAATCCACTGACAACGGCTCCTATTTCGCCAAACCATCCCTGGATGATATGGGCCCCGGCACGGACACGGCCAAGCCGCTGTTTCGCAAGAACAGCCTGGATGAAATGACGGTCGGTCGGACGGAAAAGCCTGTTCCCGGCAAGCTTCCTGACAAGCCCAGCTCGAAAAGCGGCGATGTTAAAACGGACGATCCCCGTCCGATTATCCGCGCCAAATCCGGGGCCGGTTCCTACGAAGATGCTGGAGATCAGAAACGCAAGACACGCACCAAGGGAAAGACCGGTAAGCCGGGGCGGTAG
- a CDS encoding gamma-glutamyltransferase family protein, which translates to MVTSPHPLASAAGLAVLERGGTAAEAAIAMASTIAVVYPHFCGLGGDSVWILADRQGRQTCFLGIGQAALELPDFTSDSIPLRGPLSTLTTAATVDAWEAVHRYSTEYWGGKQAFGDLLQDAIHHAQHGFPVSLSQGFWLDMRKDMLADWPGFINLFFNNGRPFAPGEIFRQPELARSLEDIASHGARSFYQGPLAQRIAEGLRAVGSPITLADLAATRTRQVEPVRLSYRGLELLAPPPPTQGISTLAIMGILQHFDLSALAPDSAQHLHLVVEAVKQAFLTRDRIADPDFADQSVQQWLSPEQLQQAARAINLDRALAWPHPYRTGDTVFFGATDAAGQSVSTLQSTYFDWGSGVVVGDTGILWQNRGAAFSLDPQSPNCLQSGKRPFYTLNPGLALRDGKPALIYGTQGADGQPQTLAMLLTRLIDYAQPPAQALAGPRFLLGKTFSDSRDSLKIEADCGQAVLDTLADLGHQLAPIEPQSPIAGQAGAITIAPDGSLTGAHDPRGEGVALAAC; encoded by the coding sequence TGGAGCGCGGCGGCACGGCAGCGGAAGCGGCCATCGCCATGGCCAGCACCATTGCCGTCGTCTACCCGCATTTCTGCGGCCTGGGCGGCGACTCGGTCTGGATTCTAGCCGACCGGCAGGGCCGCCAGACCTGTTTCCTGGGAATCGGTCAAGCAGCGTTGGAACTGCCGGATTTTACCAGTGACAGTATTCCACTGCGCGGCCCGCTTTCAACCCTCACCACCGCTGCCACCGTCGATGCCTGGGAGGCCGTTCACCGCTATTCCACTGAGTATTGGGGTGGCAAACAGGCGTTTGGCGATCTGTTGCAGGATGCCATTCATCATGCGCAACACGGGTTTCCGGTCAGCCTCTCGCAAGGCTTCTGGCTCGATATGCGTAAGGACATGCTTGCCGACTGGCCAGGCTTCATCAACCTGTTCTTCAACAATGGACGACCCTTTGCCCCGGGAGAGATCTTTCGCCAGCCAGAGCTGGCCCGCTCCCTGGAGGATATTGCCAGCCATGGCGCGCGCAGTTTTTACCAAGGCCCCCTCGCCCAGCGCATCGCCGAGGGGCTTCGGGCAGTCGGGTCGCCAATCACTCTTGCCGATCTGGCAGCAACACGCACGCGGCAGGTGGAACCGGTGCGTCTATCCTATCGCGGACTGGAGCTTCTCGCGCCACCGCCGCCGACGCAAGGGATCTCCACTCTTGCGATCATGGGCATTCTCCAGCATTTCGACCTTTCCGCCCTCGCTCCGGACAGCGCCCAGCATCTGCATCTGGTCGTCGAGGCGGTGAAGCAGGCTTTCCTGACTCGCGACCGGATCGCCGATCCGGATTTTGCCGATCAATCTGTGCAACAATGGCTATCGCCAGAACAATTGCAGCAGGCCGCCAGAGCCATAAATCTGGACCGCGCGCTCGCCTGGCCGCATCCCTACCGAACCGGGGACACGGTGTTTTTCGGCGCGACTGACGCTGCGGGCCAAAGCGTCAGCACGCTGCAAAGCACCTATTTCGATTGGGGCAGCGGCGTTGTCGTCGGCGATACCGGCATTCTCTGGCAAAACCGGGGAGCGGCTTTCTCCCTCGATCCGCAAAGCCCCAATTGCCTGCAATCGGGTAAAAGACCCTTCTATACCCTCAACCCCGGACTTGCCCTGCGCGACGGCAAACCGGCGCTGATCTACGGCACCCAAGGTGCAGACGGCCAGCCGCAGACCCTGGCCATGCTGCTGACACGGCTGATCGATTATGCGCAGCCTCCCGCCCAGGCGCTGGCCGGACCACGATTTCTCCTGGGCAAGACGTTTTCCGACAGCCGCGACAGTTTGAAAATTGAGGCAGACTGCGGCCAGGCGGTGCTCGATACCCTGGCCGATCTCGGTCATCAGCTGGCACCCATTGAGCCGCAAAGTCCAATCGCGGGTCAGGCAGGTGCCATCACCATCGCCCCGGATGGCAGCCTGACAGGCGCCCATGACCCACGCGGCGAGGGTGTGGCGCTAGCCGCGTGTTGA